The Streptomyces sp. NL15-2K genome contains a region encoding:
- a CDS encoding sensor histidine kinase: MDEQRVRGGPPHWWRHGPPWWNRWATGDTEEQRPRWPWRSTALLTVFVLAGSNYAAEQQVGEKAALDPFARMLLLVAGVLLLWRLRYPVLVVFGTAAAAMLYRGAGYPYGPIFLTVALSCFSAIVAGHRRAAWAALGMLWAGHVLVAHWLYRWLPPSGDDAASWGQEVVVATWMVAILAVSELARTRREQWARERAERAQAARRRADEERLRIARELHDVLAHSISVINVQAGVGLALLDTDPEQARTALTTIKAASKEALGEVRQVLDTLRTPGDAPRAPAPGLDRLPELVEQAAGAGLTVEVEGKPPRLPPGTDLAAFRIVQEALTNVVRHSGSRHARVHLDHGDGTTLRLRIDDDGPATGADAGGSGNGLAGMRERAAALGGTIEAGPRADGGFRVLAVLPLKVKPKEDDR; the protein is encoded by the coding sequence ATGGACGAGCAGCGCGTACGCGGGGGCCCGCCTCACTGGTGGCGGCACGGGCCGCCGTGGTGGAACCGCTGGGCCACCGGGGACACGGAGGAGCAGCGTCCGCGGTGGCCCTGGCGGTCCACCGCGCTGCTCACGGTCTTCGTGCTCGCCGGCTCGAACTACGCGGCCGAGCAGCAGGTCGGCGAGAAGGCCGCTCTCGACCCCTTCGCGCGCATGCTGCTGCTCGTGGCGGGCGTGCTGCTGCTGTGGCGACTGCGGTATCCGGTGCTCGTGGTGTTCGGCACGGCGGCGGCCGCCATGCTCTACCGGGGCGCCGGATACCCGTACGGACCGATCTTCCTCACCGTGGCCCTGAGCTGCTTCAGCGCCATCGTCGCGGGGCACCGCAGGGCGGCCTGGGCGGCGCTGGGGATGCTCTGGGCCGGGCACGTCCTGGTGGCCCACTGGCTGTACCGGTGGCTGCCGCCGTCCGGGGACGACGCCGCCTCCTGGGGGCAGGAGGTCGTCGTCGCCACCTGGATGGTGGCGATCCTCGCGGTGTCGGAGCTGGCCCGCACCCGGCGCGAGCAGTGGGCGCGTGAGCGGGCCGAGCGGGCGCAGGCCGCTCGGCGGCGCGCCGACGAGGAGCGGCTGCGCATCGCACGCGAGCTGCACGACGTTCTCGCGCACAGCATCTCGGTGATCAACGTGCAGGCCGGTGTCGGCCTCGCCCTCCTCGACACCGACCCCGAGCAGGCGCGCACGGCGCTCACCACCATCAAGGCCGCCAGCAAGGAGGCGCTGGGCGAGGTCCGCCAGGTCCTCGACACGCTGCGCACCCCCGGTGACGCGCCGCGCGCGCCGGCGCCCGGCCTCGACCGGCTGCCCGAACTCGTGGAGCAGGCGGCGGGCGCGGGCCTCACGGTCGAGGTGGAGGGGAAGCCGCCCCGCCTGCCACCCGGGACGGACCTCGCGGCCTTCCGCATCGTCCAGGAGGCGCTCACCAACGTCGTACGGCATTCCGGTTCGCGGCACGCGCGCGTGCACCTCGATCACGGCGACGGGACGACGCTACGGCTGCGTATCGACGACGACGGACCCGCTACCGGCGCCGACGCGGGCGGCAGCGGCAACGGTCTGGCCGGAATGCGGGAGCGGGCCGCCGCACTGGGTGGCACGATCGAGGCGGGCCCGCGTGCCGACGGAGGGTTCCGGGTGCTGGCCGTGCTGCCGCTGAAGGTGAAGCCCAAGGAGGACGACCGGTGA
- a CDS encoding response regulator transcription factor encodes MIRVLLADDQSLVRAGFRALLDAQPDIEVAGEASDGEEALRKVRELRPDVVLMDIRMPLLDGLAATRRITEDSGLAEVKVVMLTTFELDEYVFEAIRSGASGFLVKDTEPEELLRAVRAVVGGDALLSPGVTRRLISEFAARSKEPAAADALAALTEREREVMALVGIGLSNEEIARRLVVSPLTAKTHVSRTMVKLGARDRAQLVVLAYESGLVRPGWLG; translated from the coding sequence GTGATCCGTGTACTGCTCGCCGACGACCAGTCACTGGTGCGGGCCGGCTTCCGGGCGCTGCTCGACGCGCAGCCGGACATCGAGGTGGCGGGGGAGGCCTCCGACGGCGAGGAGGCGCTGCGCAAGGTGCGCGAACTGCGTCCCGATGTCGTGCTGATGGACATCCGCATGCCGCTGCTGGACGGTCTGGCCGCGACGCGGCGGATCACCGAGGACTCCGGGCTGGCGGAGGTGAAGGTGGTCATGCTCACCACCTTCGAACTCGACGAGTACGTCTTCGAGGCGATCCGCTCGGGCGCCTCCGGCTTCCTGGTCAAGGACACCGAGCCGGAGGAACTCCTGCGCGCCGTGCGGGCGGTGGTCGGCGGCGACGCGCTGCTGTCACCCGGTGTGACCCGCCGGCTGATCTCGGAGTTCGCCGCCCGCTCCAAGGAGCCCGCGGCCGCCGACGCGCTCGCCGCACTCACCGAGCGGGAACGGGAGGTGATGGCCCTGGTCGGCATCGGCCTGTCCAACGAGGAGATCGCCCGCCGTCTGGTGGTCAGCCCGCTCACCGCGAAGACCCACGTCAGCCGCACGATGGTCAAACTGGGCGCCCGGGACCGCGCCCAACTCGTCGTCCTGGCCTACGAGTCGGGGCTGGTCCGGCCGGGCTGGCTGGGCTGA
- a CDS encoding DUF6332 family protein — protein MTGYGGRRSQAERDAITVEIGYALCSALFAAAVVFGAVAGPALLFELPDTLAVVLLRTGLVLAPVLFFARVVSVLIRFRRTAQPSQPGRTSPDS, from the coding sequence ATGACGGGCTACGGGGGACGGCGCAGTCAGGCAGAGCGGGACGCGATCACCGTGGAGATCGGATACGCGCTGTGCAGTGCGCTGTTCGCGGCGGCGGTCGTGTTCGGGGCGGTCGCCGGTCCGGCGCTGCTCTTCGAATTGCCGGACACCCTGGCGGTGGTGCTGCTCCGCACGGGTCTCGTCCTCGCCCCCGTCCTCTTCTTCGCCCGGGTGGTCAGCGTCCTGATCCGTTTCCGGCGGACGGCTCAGCCCAGCCAGCCCGGCCGGACCAGCCCCGACTCGTAG
- a CDS encoding MFS transporter: MTSPLTTPAAPSPAVRWTPRLWGTLLVLCAAMFLDALDVSMVGVALPSIGADLGLSTSTLQWIVSGYILGYGGLLLLGGRTADLLGRRQVFLIALGVFAVASLLGGLVDSGPLLIASRFIKGLSAAFTAPAGLSIITTTFPEGPLRNRALSIYTTCAATGFSMGLVLSGLLTEASWRLTMLLPAPIALIALVAGLKLLPRSAREKDHNGYDIPGAVLGTASMLLLVFTVVQAPEVGWASARTLLSFLAVAVLLTVFVLVERRSPGPLVRLGVLRSGIQIRAQLGAMLFFGSYVSFQFLVTLYMQSLLGWSALHTALAFLPAGALVALSATKMGSIVDRFGTQRLLPVGFGLMVIGYALFLQVDLDPVYAAVILPSMLLIGAACALVFPSLNIQATNGVDDHEQGMVSGLLNTSVQVGGAIFLAIVTAVVTAGAPETATPQAVLDSYRPGLIVVTGIAVAGLLITLTGLRSGRRPQRSVVVAQSTMKETETETERVPVRD; this comes from the coding sequence ATGACCTCTCCGCTCACCACCCCCGCGGCCCCGTCCCCGGCGGTTCGCTGGACGCCCCGGCTGTGGGGCACCCTGCTGGTGCTGTGCGCCGCGATGTTCCTGGACGCGCTGGACGTGTCGATGGTCGGCGTCGCCCTGCCGTCCATCGGCGCCGACCTCGGCCTGTCCACCTCGACCCTGCAATGGATCGTCAGCGGCTACATCCTGGGCTACGGCGGCCTGTTGCTCCTCGGCGGACGCACCGCCGACCTGCTGGGCCGACGCCAGGTCTTCCTGATCGCCCTGGGCGTCTTCGCAGTCGCCTCGCTGCTCGGCGGACTCGTCGACTCCGGCCCGCTGCTGATCGCCAGCCGCTTCATCAAGGGCCTGAGCGCGGCCTTCACCGCCCCCGCCGGCCTGTCGATCATCACGACGACCTTCCCGGAGGGCCCGCTGCGCAACCGCGCCCTCTCCATCTACACCACCTGCGCGGCCACCGGCTTCTCGATGGGCCTGGTGCTGTCCGGCCTGCTCACCGAGGCCAGCTGGCGCCTGACCATGCTGCTGCCCGCACCCATCGCCCTGATCGCCCTGGTCGCGGGTCTGAAGCTGCTGCCGCGCAGCGCCCGCGAGAAGGACCACAACGGCTACGACATCCCCGGCGCCGTCCTCGGCACCGCCTCGATGCTGCTGCTGGTCTTCACCGTCGTACAGGCCCCGGAAGTGGGCTGGGCCTCGGCCCGCACGCTGCTGTCCTTCCTCGCGGTCGCCGTGCTCCTCACCGTGTTCGTCCTGGTCGAGCGGCGCTCTCCGGGCCCGCTGGTCCGGCTCGGCGTGCTGCGCTCCGGCATCCAGATCCGCGCCCAGCTCGGCGCGATGCTCTTCTTCGGCTCGTATGTCAGCTTCCAGTTCCTGGTCACGCTGTACATGCAGTCCCTGCTCGGCTGGTCGGCGCTGCACACCGCGCTCGCCTTCCTGCCCGCGGGCGCGCTGGTGGCGCTGTCCGCGACGAAGATGGGCTCGATCGTCGACCGGTTCGGCACCCAGCGGCTGCTCCCGGTGGGTTTCGGCCTGATGGTCATCGGGTACGCCCTGTTCCTGCAGGTCGACCTCGACCCCGTGTACGCCGCCGTGATCCTGCCGTCGATGCTGCTCATCGGCGCGGCCTGCGCGCTGGTCTTCCCGTCGCTCAACATCCAGGCCACCAACGGCGTCGACGACCACGAGCAGGGCATGGTCTCCGGGCTGCTCAACACCTCGGTCCAGGTCGGCGGGGCGATCTTCCTGGCGATCGTGACGGCGGTGGTGACCGCGGGCGCTCCCGAGACCGCCACCCCGCAGGCCGTCCTGGACAGCTACCGGCCCGGACTGATCGTGGTGACGGGCATCGCCGTTGCCGGGCTGCTGATCACCCTCACGGGTCTGCGCAGCGGCCGTCGTCCGCAGCGGTCCGTCGTCGTCGCCCAGTCCACTATGAAGGAGACAGAGACGGAGACGGAGCGCGTGCCCGTACGCGACTAG
- a CDS encoding MarR family transcriptional regulator, which produces MAAKKAEQTLVDQWREILALHARTQCELDRALHRHGLCASDFEVLDVLSEPRPDGVCSYRVQEISERVHLSQSALSRLIARLEKDGLVERAMCAEDRRGVRVALTAKGRALHGDVLPVQRAVLTRTLASG; this is translated from the coding sequence ATGGCGGCGAAGAAGGCCGAGCAGACGCTCGTGGATCAGTGGCGGGAGATCCTGGCGCTGCACGCGCGCACCCAGTGCGAACTCGACCGCGCACTGCACCGACACGGCCTGTGCGCCAGCGACTTCGAGGTACTCGACGTCCTCTCCGAACCACGGCCGGACGGCGTGTGTTCCTACCGCGTCCAGGAGATCTCCGAGCGCGTCCACCTCAGCCAGAGCGCGCTCTCGCGGCTGATCGCCCGGCTGGAGAAGGACGGACTCGTCGAACGCGCCATGTGCGCGGAGGACCGCAGGGGCGTCCGCGTCGCGCTCACGGCGAAGGGGCGCGCGCTGCACGGCGACGTACTGCCGGTGCAGCGCGCCGTGCTGACGAGGACGCTCGCCTCGGGCTGA
- a CDS encoding maleylpyruvate isomerase family mycothiol-dependent enzyme, giving the protein MDTAEYVSILAREGRSLAAAAEEAGTGAKVPTCPDWQVRDLLRHTGMVHRWAAAFVAEGHTSYHPDAGLPDLDGAELLAWFREGHGQLVETLRSASPDVQCWHFLPAPSPLAFWARRQAHETTVHRFDAESARGGQPSDISGDFAADGIDELLCGFHARPKSRVRSEQPRVLRVRATDTDGAVWTVRLSQEPPVTERGDASEADCEVAGPVARVYLSLWNRLPFPSVTGDDSVAELWREKSAVT; this is encoded by the coding sequence ATGGACACTGCCGAGTACGTATCGATCCTGGCCCGGGAGGGCCGGTCGCTGGCCGCGGCCGCCGAGGAGGCCGGGACCGGGGCCAAGGTGCCGACCTGCCCGGACTGGCAGGTGCGGGACCTGTTGCGGCACACGGGGATGGTGCACCGCTGGGCGGCGGCGTTCGTCGCCGAGGGACACACCTCCTACCACCCGGACGCGGGCCTGCCCGACCTCGACGGCGCCGAGTTGCTCGCCTGGTTCCGGGAGGGGCACGGGCAGCTCGTCGAGACCCTGCGCTCCGCCTCGCCCGACGTCCAGTGCTGGCACTTCCTGCCCGCGCCGTCGCCGCTCGCGTTCTGGGCCCGGCGGCAGGCGCACGAGACGACCGTGCACCGGTTCGACGCGGAGTCGGCGAGGGGCGGCCAACCCAGCGACATCAGCGGCGACTTCGCCGCGGACGGCATCGACGAGCTGCTGTGCGGCTTCCACGCCCGCCCCAAGAGCAGGGTCCGCAGCGAGCAGCCCCGGGTGCTGCGGGTGCGGGCGACGGACACGGACGGCGCGGTGTGGACCGTACGACTGTCGCAGGAGCCGCCCGTGACCGAGCGCGGCGACGCCTCGGAGGCGGACTGCGAGGTGGCCGGGCCCGTCGCGCGGGTGTACCTGTCGTTGTGGAACCGGCTACCGTTCCCGAGTGTGACCGGGGACGACTCGGTGGCCGAGCTGTGGCGCGAGAAGTCCGCCGTGACCTAG
- a CDS encoding MFS transporter, with translation MPGTPLTRLRIALTVFFALDGFIFAGWVVRIPAIKEQTGASAGALGLALLGVSAGAVITMTLTGRLCRRYGTHQVTVVCAVLLSLSIALPPLTHSPVALGAVLLLFGAAYGGINVAFNSAAVDLVRALQRPIMPSFHAAFSLGGMIGAGLGGLVAGALSPAQHLLGLTATGLLVTAFTGRTLLRIQPPAPPESAPHEQSAPRRLDTRTRGLVITFGLIALCTAYGEGALADWSALHLEQDLHATPGVAAVGYSCFALAMTIGRLTGTRLLERLGQTRTLVSGGTTAAVGMLLGALAPSLWAAFLGFVITGLGLANLFPVAVERAGALAGPDGVAIASTLGYGGMLLGPPAIGFMADWFSLPPALLSVATLAASAAAIAFVTRRAAAG, from the coding sequence GTGCCGGGCACCCCCCTCACCCGGCTCCGCATCGCCCTCACCGTCTTCTTCGCCCTCGACGGCTTCATCTTCGCCGGCTGGGTCGTCCGCATCCCCGCCATCAAGGAACAGACAGGCGCCTCCGCCGGCGCCCTCGGCCTCGCCCTCCTCGGCGTCTCCGCCGGAGCCGTCATCACCATGACGCTCACCGGCCGCCTCTGCCGCCGCTACGGCACCCACCAGGTCACCGTCGTCTGCGCCGTCCTGCTCTCCCTCAGCATCGCCCTGCCTCCGCTCACCCACTCGCCCGTCGCACTCGGCGCCGTGCTGCTGCTCTTCGGCGCCGCCTACGGCGGGATAAATGTCGCCTTCAACAGCGCCGCCGTCGACTTGGTGAGGGCCCTGCAACGCCCCATCATGCCCAGCTTCCACGCCGCCTTCAGCCTCGGCGGCATGATCGGCGCCGGCCTCGGCGGGCTCGTCGCCGGAGCGCTGTCCCCCGCCCAACACCTGCTCGGTCTCACCGCGACCGGGCTTCTCGTCACCGCCTTCACGGGCCGCACCCTGCTGCGCATCCAGCCCCCGGCACCACCCGAGAGCGCACCGCACGAGCAGTCCGCGCCACGACGTCTGGACACCCGCACGCGTGGTCTGGTGATCACCTTCGGTCTGATCGCCCTGTGCACGGCGTACGGCGAGGGAGCCCTGGCCGACTGGAGCGCCCTGCACCTGGAGCAGGATCTGCACGCCACACCGGGCGTCGCGGCGGTCGGCTATTCCTGTTTCGCGCTCGCGATGACCATCGGCCGGCTGACCGGCACGAGGCTGCTCGAACGCCTCGGCCAGACCCGCACGCTGGTGTCCGGCGGCACGACCGCCGCGGTCGGCATGCTGCTCGGCGCGCTCGCGCCGTCCCTGTGGGCGGCGTTCCTCGGCTTCGTGATCACCGGGCTGGGGCTCGCCAACCTCTTTCCCGTCGCCGTCGAACGCGCCGGCGCGCTGGCCGGTCCCGACGGAGTCGCGATCGCGTCCACGCTCGGCTACGGCGGCATGCTCCTGGGCCCGCCCGCCATCGGGTTCATGGCGGACTGGTTCTCCCTTCCCCCCGCCCTCCTCAGTGTGGCGACACTGGCCGCGTCGGCCGCGGCCATCGCCTTCGTGACCCGACGTGCGGCAGCGGGCTGA
- a CDS encoding glutamate-cysteine ligase family protein, with amino-acid sequence MGRDVPALVFTREDRRRYRDKMHTCLDVLAQMLRESGFESERPQVGLEIELNLVDDDGLPAMRNTEVLQAIAAPAWSTELGRFNLEINLPPRRLTAGGPGDWEQEIRDALNHAEERASAVGAHLIMVGILPTLGEADVGESALSGDPRYRLLNEQIFAARGEDLRIRVDGVERLAMYADAITPEAACTSTQFHLQVDPKQFADYWNAAQAIAGVQVALAANSPFLFGRELWRETRIPLFEQATDTRPQEIKAQGVRPRVWFGERWITSVFDLFEENVRYFPALLPLCDDEDPQEALDRGGVPQLGELTLHNGTIYRWNRPVYAVTDGLPHLRIENRVLPAGPTVADIIANGALYYGLTRALVDEDRPVWTRMSFSVAEENLHTAARDGIDARLYWPGTGEVPVTELVLRRLLPLAHQGLELAGMDAAWREPLLGIIEQRCVTARNGALWQAETVHHLQKAVTSDRREALRQMTMTYMDYMHMNAPTHTWPVD; translated from the coding sequence ATGGGACGTGACGTGCCGGCCCTGGTGTTCACACGGGAGGACCGCCGTCGGTACCGGGACAAGATGCACACCTGCCTCGATGTGCTGGCGCAGATGCTGCGCGAGTCGGGCTTCGAGAGCGAGCGCCCCCAGGTCGGGCTGGAGATCGAGCTCAACCTGGTGGACGACGACGGGTTGCCGGCGATGCGGAACACCGAGGTACTCCAGGCGATCGCCGCCCCCGCCTGGTCGACCGAGCTGGGCCGCTTCAACCTGGAGATCAACCTCCCGCCGCGGCGGCTGACGGCCGGCGGCCCCGGCGACTGGGAGCAGGAGATCCGTGACGCGCTCAACCACGCCGAGGAACGCGCCTCGGCCGTGGGCGCGCACCTGATCATGGTCGGTATTCTGCCGACGCTGGGGGAGGCGGACGTGGGGGAGTCCGCCCTGTCCGGTGATCCGCGGTACCGGCTGCTCAACGAGCAGATCTTCGCGGCGCGGGGTGAGGACCTGCGGATCAGGGTGGACGGCGTGGAGCGCCTGGCGATGTACGCCGACGCCATCACGCCCGAGGCCGCCTGCACCAGCACCCAGTTCCACCTGCAGGTCGACCCGAAGCAGTTCGCGGACTACTGGAACGCCGCCCAGGCCATCGCGGGTGTGCAGGTGGCCCTGGCGGCGAACTCGCCCTTCCTCTTCGGCAGGGAGTTGTGGCGCGAGACCCGCATCCCCCTGTTCGAGCAGGCCACGGACACCCGCCCCCAGGAGATCAAGGCCCAGGGAGTACGCCCCCGGGTGTGGTTCGGAGAACGGTGGATCACCAGCGTCTTCGACCTCTTCGAGGAGAACGTGCGCTACTTCCCGGCGCTGCTGCCGCTGTGCGACGACGAGGACCCGCAGGAGGCGCTCGACCGCGGCGGCGTTCCCCAACTCGGGGAACTGACGCTGCACAACGGCACGATCTACCGGTGGAACCGCCCCGTCTACGCCGTCACCGACGGCCTGCCGCATCTGCGCATCGAGAACCGGGTCCTGCCTGCCGGCCCCACCGTGGCCGACATCATCGCCAACGGCGCCCTCTACTACGGCCTGACCCGTGCCCTGGTCGACGAGGACCGCCCGGTCTGGACGCGGATGTCCTTCTCGGTCGCCGAGGAGAACCTGCACACCGCGGCCCGAGACGGCATCGACGCCCGCCTGTACTGGCCCGGCACGGGCGAAGTGCCGGTCACGGAACTGGTGTTGCGGCGCCTGTTGCCCCTGGCCCACCAGGGCCTCGAGCTGGCCGGCATGGACGCGGCGTGGCGCGAACCCCTGCTGGGGATCATCGAGCAGCGCTGCGTCACCGCCCGCAACGGCGCCCTGTGGCAGGCTGAGACGGTCCACCATCTGCAGAAGGCCGTCACCTCCGACCGGCGGGAGGCACTGCGGCAGATGACCATGACGTACATGGACTACATGCACATGAACGCGCCCACGCACACGTGGCCCGTGGACTGA
- a CDS encoding Gfo/Idh/MocA family oxidoreductase, with translation MGDAHRIGVVGLGVISRAYLDTLLGHPAVRVTAVADLDASRSAAVAAELPGVEALTVEELLSSPDVDTVLNLTVPAAHAEIALAAIGQGKNVYGEKPLAADLLDAHAVMEAAAQAAVGVGCAPDTVLGTGIQTARAAVEAESIGRPLFASAVMVTPGHERWHPHPDFYYTTGGGPLLDMGPYYLASLVHLLGPVRAVIGASSRLRAERVIGSGPRAGERIPVEVASHVSGVLEHVGGALTTITTSFDGVATTAAPIEVHGETGTLTVPDPNGFDGEVRLCELGDTQWRTLSPSAGYVGGARGLGLLDFIAADGQRAPRANGDLALHVLETMSALLRSSAEGRRIELTTSAEPPVLVPLTAAEEWRGQATRRLAAQ, from the coding sequence GTGGGCGACGCGCACCGCATCGGCGTCGTAGGTCTCGGCGTCATCTCCCGCGCGTACCTGGACACGCTCCTGGGCCATCCCGCCGTGCGCGTCACCGCGGTCGCCGACCTCGACGCCTCCCGGTCGGCCGCGGTCGCCGCCGAGCTGCCCGGCGTCGAGGCACTGACCGTCGAGGAGTTGCTGAGCAGCCCGGACGTGGACACGGTGCTGAACCTCACCGTCCCCGCGGCCCACGCCGAGATCGCCCTCGCCGCCATCGGCCAGGGCAAGAACGTCTACGGAGAGAAGCCGCTGGCCGCCGACCTCCTGGACGCCCACGCCGTCATGGAGGCCGCCGCTCAGGCAGCGGTCGGTGTGGGGTGCGCGCCGGACACCGTCCTGGGCACCGGAATCCAGACGGCGCGGGCGGCTGTGGAGGCGGAGAGCATCGGACGTCCCTTGTTCGCCTCGGCCGTGATGGTGACCCCGGGGCACGAACGCTGGCATCCCCACCCCGACTTCTACTACACCACCGGGGGTGGCCCCCTGCTGGACATGGGGCCGTACTACCTCGCGTCCCTGGTCCACCTGCTGGGGCCGGTGCGTGCCGTGATCGGGGCGTCCAGCCGCCTGCGCGCCGAGCGCGTCATCGGGTCCGGCCCGCGCGCGGGTGAGCGGATACCGGTCGAGGTGGCCAGTCATGTCTCCGGTGTGCTCGAGCACGTGGGCGGGGCCCTGACAACGATCACGACGAGCTTCGACGGCGTGGCCACCACAGCCGCGCCGATCGAGGTCCACGGCGAGACGGGGACGCTCACGGTGCCGGATCCGAACGGCTTCGACGGCGAGGTGCGGCTCTGCGAGCTCGGCGACACACAGTGGCGCACGCTCTCGCCGTCGGCGGGCTACGTCGGCGGTGCACGGGGTCTCGGGCTGCTCGACTTCATCGCCGCCGACGGGCAGCGGGCGCCTCGCGCGAACGGCGATCTCGCCCTGCACGTGCTGGAGACGATGAGCGCCCTGCTGCGTTCGTCGGCGGAGGGGCGGCGCATCGAGCTGACGACGTCGGCGGAGCCGCCCGTTCTCGTTCCGCTGACGGCGGCCGAGGAGTGGAGAGGGCAGGCCACCCGCCGACTCGCCGCGCAGTGA
- a CDS encoding ThuA domain-containing protein produces MTRKKALVVRGGWEGHQPVEATELFLPFLRSKGYDVRVEESTDVYADAAEMAGTDLVVQCVTMSEISPEQLVGLSSAVVAGTGFTGWHGGIADSFRASSDYLHLVGGQFATHPGKEPCERRGEAGDNYLPHTIDITELGREHPITAGIEAFELDTEQYWVLHDDLIDVLATTTHPARPWQPWHRPVGSPAVWTRQWGAGRIVVTTPGHSLDVLENPNVRTIIERGMLWATRTASAS; encoded by the coding sequence ATGACGCGGAAGAAAGCGCTGGTGGTCCGAGGCGGATGGGAGGGACACCAGCCGGTCGAGGCCACGGAGCTGTTCCTGCCCTTCCTCCGAAGCAAGGGATACGACGTTCGGGTCGAGGAGTCGACCGACGTCTACGCCGACGCCGCCGAGATGGCCGGCACCGACCTCGTCGTGCAGTGCGTCACGATGTCGGAGATCTCCCCTGAGCAGTTGGTGGGACTGAGCTCGGCGGTCGTGGCCGGCACCGGCTTCACCGGTTGGCACGGCGGCATCGCCGACTCGTTCCGCGCCTCGTCCGACTATCTCCACCTGGTGGGAGGCCAGTTCGCGACCCATCCGGGCAAGGAACCGTGCGAGCGCCGGGGTGAGGCGGGGGACAACTACCTGCCGCACACCATCGACATCACCGAGCTCGGCCGCGAGCACCCCATCACCGCGGGCATCGAGGCCTTCGAGCTGGACACCGAGCAGTACTGGGTGCTCCACGACGACCTCATCGATGTCCTGGCCACCACCACCCATCCCGCCCGGCCGTGGCAGCCCTGGCACCGGCCGGTCGGCTCGCCGGCGGTCTGGACCCGTCAGTGGGGCGCCGGGCGCATCGTGGTGACGACGCCGGGGCACAGCCTCGACGTGCTCGAGAACCCCAACGTCCGCACCATCATCGAAAGGGGCATGCTGTGGGCGACGCGCACCGCATCGGCGTCGTAG